A DNA window from Candidatus Zixiibacteriota bacterium contains the following coding sequences:
- a CDS encoding TonB-dependent receptor, whose protein sequence is MSPYYRLRLKTRVAATTILACSILVMLAVAQGGTTGKISGTVIDQETGKPIAGALVQVLGTSLSARTDSEGRYVILNVPVGRHTLTASVLGETSSPTENELLLFQPIEVQNLKVSVDLNTEQDITLTSKPVEMGTIVVIAVRPVVIKDRTASLRIVEGEQIQELPTRGYRDIVALQPGVVVRTANQLNVRGGRTSEVAYFVDGFSQQDPLTGNSTTQINNNDLKEVSIVTGGFNAEYGWIASGAVNVTTKDGTEKLAGTVEAITDNFHGDSYDYNVYDASISGPLAGLSDNIRFIASAERRWQGDRSPAATAGGPQPNNSNGGYTWRGKLNWKFTPSTELKLGGLSSQDDWQYWQRQWLFNPEHAPRLEDKNRSLYATLEHVVNPHTFFTVSANYFMTERERGDGVLFDDIWAYGRPGSPAQFDATELFWSWDDIDGPTTIEDTVIDGRTYPIRGDEAAIWNNYLHRHSSYVGSVFDLVSQVHPNHEVRAGMEFQRHTLRRYQHLIPSRVWQGYGEGRHGFDDVDRYGYDITGEGEEDGGLQGAKHPVTFATYVQDKFELQGLVINAGLRLDYFNVNTKRLRDETRPLDPFGYADLPNPTDEQRQKAQQLDPEDLEDSRPETELSPRLGIAFPVTEQSVFHASYGRFVQRPDLQNLYVSYEYLEYKIKTGGYYFPFGNPNLRPERTTAYEVGWTRQIGERTSFDVTAYYKDVKGLTQVQNQPSAPFSYATYRNTDFGTIKGLELTFDMQRSRNIGLHLSYSLAQATGTGSDPNTQGNIAWYGTNEVPKTASPLDFDQRHKLVGILDLRAGDHEGPKLAGRRIFANSGISATFQAGSGFPYTPTDVYNEVTLASNRGPVSGAVNSRYSAWRMQLDLKATKAFQLAGLQTELELWIINLLNRKNVLNVYTSSGLPNSTGWLETPDGQRLRDSYDESHDSSQLTGEQKYTLREDNPLNYDVPRQIRAGLKVSF, encoded by the coding sequence ATGTCACCGTACTACAGGCTACGGTTGAAGACACGTGTCGCGGCAACGACGATACTGGCCTGTTCCATCCTGGTGATGCTTGCCGTCGCACAGGGCGGAACGACAGGGAAGATCTCCGGCACGGTCATTGACCAAGAAACAGGGAAGCCGATCGCGGGCGCGCTCGTTCAGGTGCTGGGCACGTCTCTGTCCGCCCGCACCGATTCCGAGGGACGATATGTGATTCTCAACGTTCCTGTGGGACGTCATACGCTGACCGCATCGGTGCTGGGGGAGACATCGTCGCCGACGGAGAACGAGTTGCTGCTCTTCCAGCCGATCGAGGTCCAGAACCTGAAGGTCTCCGTGGACCTCAACACGGAGCAGGACATCACGCTGACGTCGAAGCCGGTGGAGATGGGCACCATCGTGGTGATCGCCGTGCGTCCGGTCGTGATCAAGGATCGCACGGCCTCGCTGCGGATCGTGGAAGGCGAGCAGATCCAGGAGTTGCCGACGCGCGGGTACCGCGACATCGTCGCCCTCCAACCGGGCGTCGTCGTCCGCACCGCCAACCAACTGAACGTGCGCGGGGGCCGCACCTCCGAAGTCGCCTATTTCGTCGACGGTTTCTCGCAGCAGGATCCGCTCACCGGCAATTCGACGACTCAGATCAATAACAATGACCTGAAGGAAGTGTCGATCGTGACCGGTGGATTCAATGCCGAGTACGGGTGGATCGCCTCCGGGGCCGTCAACGTGACGACCAAGGACGGGACCGAGAAGCTGGCCGGCACGGTGGAAGCGATCACCGACAACTTCCACGGGGACAGCTACGACTACAATGTATATGATGCCAGCATCTCCGGTCCCCTGGCCGGGTTGTCCGACAATATCCGCTTCATTGCCTCCGCGGAACGACGCTGGCAGGGTGATCGCAGTCCCGCCGCCACCGCCGGTGGTCCGCAGCCGAACAACAGCAACGGCGGATACACCTGGCGCGGCAAGTTGAACTGGAAATTCACGCCATCGACGGAGCTCAAGCTGGGCGGACTGTCATCGCAGGACGACTGGCAATACTGGCAGCGGCAGTGGCTGTTCAACCCGGAGCATGCCCCGCGCCTCGAAGACAAGAACCGCTCGCTCTACGCCACCTTGGAACACGTGGTCAATCCACACACGTTCTTCACCGTCTCGGCCAACTACTTCATGACCGAGCGGGAACGCGGCGACGGAGTCCTGTTCGACGATATTTGGGCCTATGGTCGTCCCGGCTCGCCGGCGCAGTTCGACGCCACCGAGTTGTTCTGGTCATGGGACGACATCGATGGTCCGACCACGATCGAAGACACCGTGATCGACGGCCGCACCTATCCGATCCGCGGCGACGAGGCCGCCATTTGGAACAACTACCTGCACCGTCACTCATCCTATGTCGGCAGCGTGTTTGACCTCGTCAGTCAGGTGCATCCGAACCACGAGGTGCGCGCGGGGATGGAGTTCCAGCGCCATACCTTGCGGCGCTATCAACACCTCATCCCCTCCCGGGTCTGGCAGGGGTATGGGGAGGGTCGCCATGGATTTGACGACGTCGACCGCTACGGTTATGACATCACCGGCGAGGGCGAGGAAGACGGCGGCCTGCAAGGTGCCAAGCATCCGGTCACGTTCGCGACATATGTTCAGGACAAGTTCGAGCTCCAGGGGTTGGTGATCAACGCCGGGCTGCGCCTCGATTACTTCAACGTCAACACGAAACGGCTGCGCGATGAAACCCGGCCGCTGGACCCGTTCGGCTACGCCGACCTGCCCAACCCCACCGATGAACAGAGGCAGAAGGCCCAGCAACTCGATCCCGAGGATCTCGAAGACAGCCGTCCCGAGACCGAGTTGTCACCGCGCCTTGGTATCGCCTTCCCGGTGACAGAACAGTCGGTGTTCCATGCGTCGTACGGCCGGTTCGTCCAGCGTCCCGATCTGCAGAATCTGTACGTGTCCTATGAGTACCTGGAATACAAGATCAAGACCGGCGGCTACTACTTCCCGTTCGGCAACCCCAATCTCCGGCCCGAGCGTACGACGGCCTATGAAGTCGGTTGGACCCGGCAGATCGGCGAACGGACCTCGTTCGATGTGACCGCCTACTACAAGGATGTCAAGGGACTGACGCAGGTGCAAAACCAGCCGTCGGCGCCCTTCAGCTATGCCACCTATCGCAACACCGACTTCGGCACCATCAAAGGTCTGGAATTGACGTTCGACATGCAGCGATCACGCAACATTGGTCTGCACCTGTCCTACTCGCTGGCGCAGGCCACGGGAACCGGCTCCGACCCCAACACGCAAGGCAACATCGCTTGGTATGGCACAAACGAGGTCCCCAAGACGGCCTCACCGCTGGACTTCGATCAGCGACACAAGCTCGTGGGCATCCTTGATCTGCGGGCCGGCGACCACGAGGGTCCGAAGCTGGCCGGCCGGCGCATCTTCGCCAACTCCGGGATCAGCGCCACCTTCCAAGCCGGCAGTGGCTTCCCCTACACGCCGACCGATGTCTACAATGAGGTGACGCTCGCCTCCAACCGCGGCCCCGTGTCCGGCGCCGTCAACTCCCGGTACTCCGCCTGGCGCATGCAACTCGACCTCAAGGCGACGAAGGCCTTCCAGCTGGCCGGATTGCAGACGGAGCTCGAACTGTGGATCATCAATCTGCTCAACCGCAAGAACGTGCTCAACGTCTACACGTCTTCCGGACTCCCGAATTCCACCGGATGGCTGGAGACCCCGGACGGCCAGAGACTGCGCGACAGCTATGATGAGTCCCACGACTCATCGCAATTGACCGGTGAACAAAAGTACACGCTGCGGGAAGACAATCCGCTGAACTATGACGTGCCCCGGCAAATCCGC
- the rsmA gene encoding 16S rRNA (adenine(1518)-N(6)/adenine(1519)-N(6))-dimethyltransferase RsmA, with the protein MKDSSSFQRSTGRTSRPKLRARRSLSQNFLIDGAVADRIAAALPVKPTDCVYEIGAGKGFLTERLATLVGTGRVLALEKDRRLVGMLRQKFQPGGPVEVYWADILNLPPDAEPPDPCWLYGNLPFGIGHAILEWAFARRSRFGGAVFTLQREVVQRLLAGPGERGRAASSIWFQARARGRALFDIPPGAFHPPPRVTSTVMSIEFVPTTPGIEHAPGIEYVVRCAFAQKRKIMANNLGAIPGLTAAGWQRIRDLCPDLLEKRAEQLHADDFARLAQLLHRPGQVFPDR; encoded by the coding sequence ATGAAGGACTCATCCTCCTTTCAACGATCAACGGGGCGCACGTCGCGCCCCAAGCTGCGCGCCCGCCGATCGCTGTCACAGAACTTCCTCATCGACGGCGCCGTCGCCGACAGAATCGCAGCCGCCCTCCCGGTCAAACCAACCGATTGCGTGTACGAGATCGGCGCCGGCAAGGGATTTCTCACGGAGCGACTGGCGACGCTGGTCGGGACGGGACGTGTATTGGCACTGGAGAAAGACCGTCGGCTGGTGGGGATGCTCCGTCAGAAGTTCCAGCCCGGCGGACCTGTCGAAGTCTATTGGGCCGACATTCTGAATCTGCCGCCCGACGCCGAACCGCCAGACCCGTGCTGGCTCTATGGAAATCTCCCCTTCGGGATCGGCCATGCGATTCTGGAGTGGGCGTTCGCACGGCGTTCGCGGTTTGGGGGTGCCGTGTTCACTTTGCAGCGTGAGGTCGTGCAGCGGCTGCTGGCAGGTCCGGGCGAACGAGGGCGCGCCGCCTCATCGATCTGGTTTCAGGCGCGCGCCCGCGGCCGCGCGCTGTTTGACATACCTCCAGGCGCCTTTCATCCGCCGCCGCGTGTCACATCCACAGTGATGTCGATCGAGTTCGTACCGACGACGCCCGGGATCGAACATGCCCCCGGAATCGAATACGTCGTCCGGTGTGCCTTTGCCCAGAAGCGCAAGATCATGGCCAACAATCTCGGCGCCATCCCGGGACTAACGGCCGCCGGCTGGCAGCGCATCCGCGATCTCTGCCCTGACCTACTGGAGAAGCGCGCGGAGCAGCTCCATGCCGACGACTTCGCCCGCCTGGCGCAACTGCTTCACCGCCCCGGACAGGTCTTCCCCGACCGCTGA